One stretch of Chitinivorax tropicus DNA includes these proteins:
- a CDS encoding sensor histidine kinase: MLRNQKSQSLSVRAMRHMAIRIALVTVVITAISYTYTYLSYQREALTYLEKYVTVRSELESQPFINAEANTRLMRDEFVRRFQSPTDFDADKRFGELMKQDADGLWRVRVEKDDFEHKATVAILPRVSLSTEFKRKVLVAYDVASELGPAFRNQFYDAFVDINVSDATVMFLPDTNYARGGSVEVFEEDLETEVGATPKANPERKTFWTGVYFDAPAKQWMVSVVTPIDVQGRYVGGAGQDVLIDQLIERANRISVPGTYNMIVSRNGMLIAHPDKMREIEKVNGKYNIGASKDNQLVDFYRAALQATVRNPFVESTDGRYWLSVSSIKGADWLFVTVFPKALIQRKAMESASIVIVFGLMALLIEVILIGWVLREQVTNPLQGLLIAIRALARGDAEVKTHSDRNDEIGQLAREFDEMADAVAKHRTRLEELVQERTAALEQANQSLSDQNYQLEYLNREKNEFMGIAAHDLQSPINGIKGLANHTIENLDRYPKEKVLEKLSGIQNIAGKMSHLITNLLDINSLESDTYHLLLENLTVRPMVEHVVELYAAEAEEKGITVQLQVEDGLYVHVDQLAFTQIVDNLLSNAVKYSPAQTTVQIRARRDVQWVRLEVHDQGPGIAAHEMPRLFQKFARLSAKPTGDEQSIGLGLSIVKRLTEMMRGEVYCESKLGHGACFVVKLPVAEHI; this comes from the coding sequence ATGCTTCGCAACCAAAAAAGCCAGTCGCTGTCTGTCCGGGCCATGCGACACATGGCGATCCGCATCGCCCTGGTCACGGTCGTCATCACCGCCATCAGCTACACCTATACCTATCTCAGCTATCAGCGCGAGGCACTGACCTATCTCGAAAAGTACGTGACTGTGCGTAGCGAGCTGGAAAGCCAGCCCTTCATCAATGCAGAGGCCAATACGCGACTGATGCGCGATGAATTCGTCCGGCGTTTTCAATCACCGACGGACTTCGATGCTGACAAGCGCTTTGGCGAGCTGATGAAGCAGGATGCCGACGGGCTATGGCGTGTCCGGGTCGAGAAGGATGATTTTGAACACAAAGCCACGGTGGCGATTCTGCCGCGTGTGTCGCTGAGTACGGAATTCAAGCGCAAGGTGTTGGTGGCTTATGATGTGGCCAGTGAGCTGGGGCCAGCGTTCCGGAACCAGTTCTATGATGCATTCGTGGACATCAATGTGTCGGACGCCACGGTGATGTTCCTGCCTGACACCAACTATGCACGTGGCGGCTCGGTCGAGGTGTTTGAAGAAGATCTGGAAACCGAGGTGGGCGCCACGCCCAAGGCCAACCCGGAGCGGAAGACCTTCTGGACGGGTGTGTATTTCGATGCGCCAGCCAAACAGTGGATGGTGTCGGTGGTCACGCCCATCGACGTGCAGGGGCGATACGTGGGTGGGGCGGGGCAGGATGTGTTGATCGATCAGCTGATCGAACGGGCCAACCGGATCAGTGTGCCGGGCACCTACAATATGATCGTCAGTCGCAACGGCATGCTGATCGCTCACCCGGACAAGATGCGGGAGATCGAGAAGGTCAACGGCAAATACAATATCGGTGCCAGCAAGGACAACCAGCTGGTGGATTTCTACCGGGCAGCATTGCAGGCCACGGTGCGTAACCCGTTTGTCGAGAGCACCGATGGCCGATACTGGCTCTCTGTCTCGTCTATCAAAGGTGCAGACTGGTTGTTTGTCACGGTGTTCCCCAAAGCGCTGATCCAGCGCAAGGCGATGGAGTCTGCCAGCATTGTCATCGTATTCGGATTGATGGCCTTGTTGATTGAAGTGATCTTGATTGGCTGGGTGCTGCGCGAGCAGGTGACCAATCCGTTGCAAGGCTTGTTGATTGCGATCCGCGCCTTGGCGAGAGGGGATGCCGAGGTCAAGACCCATTCCGATCGCAACGATGAAATTGGCCAACTCGCCCGCGAGTTCGACGAAATGGCCGATGCGGTCGCCAAGCATCGTACCCGGCTGGAAGAATTGGTGCAGGAGCGTACAGCCGCGCTGGAGCAAGCCAATCAATCCTTGTCTGATCAAAACTATCAGCTGGAATACCTGAATCGCGAGAAGAACGAGTTCATGGGCATTGCCGCACATGACCTACAGAGCCCGATCAATGGCATCAAAGGGCTGGCCAACCATACCATCGAGAACCTGGATCGTTATCCGAAGGAAAAGGTACTGGAAAAGCTGAGCGGTATCCAGAATATCGCTGGCAAGATGTCCCATCTGATCACCAATCTGCTGGACATCAACTCGCTGGAGTCCGACACCTATCATCTGTTGTTGGAAAACCTGACTGTACGCCCGATGGTGGAGCACGTTGTCGAGCTGTACGCCGCCGAGGCGGAAGAAAAAGGCATCACCGTGCAGCTGCAGGTAGAGGACGGCCTGTATGTGCATGTTGACCAGCTGGCCTTCACCCAGATCGTCGATAACCTGCTGTCCAACGCGGTCAAATACTCCCCAGCGCAAACCACGGTGCAGATCCGTGCGCGTCGGGACGTGCAATGGGTGCGGCTGGAGGTGCATGACCAGGGGCCAGGCATTGCCGCACACGAGATGCCACGGCTGTTCCAGAAATTCGCCCGACTATCGGCCAAGCCTACCGGTGATGAGCAATCCATCGGTCTCGGACTGAGTATCGTGAAGCGGCTGACCGAAATGATGCGCGGTGAAGTCTACTGCGAGAGCAAGCTGGGGCATGGTGCGTGCTTCGTGGTCAAACTGCCAGTGGCGGAGCACATATGA
- a CDS encoding GNAT family N-acetyltransferase — protein MIRLARQDDLAGILALYRALHPTDTSLNATEARADDWARVLACPMVRVVVAEAETDHCLAATCTLTMVPNITRQGRSYGLIEHVITLPACRRQGHARQVLQYALAQAWAAGCYKVMLLSGTQRADAHALYESVGFTGGQEAAFVARPPSPALA, from the coding sequence ATGATCCGCCTCGCACGTCAAGACGATCTGGCCGGCATCCTCGCGCTCTATCGCGCCTTGCACCCTACCGATACATCATTGAACGCCACCGAGGCCCGTGCCGATGATTGGGCGCGGGTTCTGGCCTGCCCGATGGTGCGGGTGGTGGTGGCCGAGGCTGAAACTGACCATTGTCTGGCCGCCACCTGCACGCTGACCATGGTTCCCAACATCACCCGCCAGGGGCGTAGCTACGGTCTGATCGAGCATGTCATCACCCTGCCAGCCTGCCGGCGGCAAGGCCACGCACGGCAAGTCTTGCAATATGCGCTGGCCCAGGCCTGGGCAGCAGGCTGCTATAAAGTCATGCTGCTGTCCGGCACCCAGCGCGCCGATGCGCACGCGTTGTACGAATCGGTTGGCTTCACCGGCGGCCAGGAAGCCGCATTCGTCGCCCGTCCACCCTCGCCAGCCCTGGCTTGA
- the uvrB gene encoding excinuclease ABC subunit UvrB yields MVVTFPDSPYRLHQPFPPAGDQPTAINELVEGINDGLMYQTLLGVTGSGKTYTMANVIARTGRPAIVMAPNKTLAAQLYAEFREFFPENAVEYFVSYYDYYQPEAYVPSRDLFIEKDSQINEHIEQMRLSATKALLERPDCIIVATVSAIYGIGDPVDYHAMILHLCEGEKRPQRDIITRLITMQYERNELEFKRGVFRVRGDVIDIFPAENAELALRISLFDDEIESLALFDPLTGHIKQRVGRFTVFPSSHYVTPRATVLRAIETIKEELSQRLDYYRREDKLVEAQRLEQRTRFDLEMLNEMGFCKGIENYSRHFSGRGIGEPPPTLIDYLPGNSLMIIDESHVTIPQVGGMYRGDRARKQNLVDYGFRLPSAMDNRPLKFEEFETLMPQTVFVSATPAEYEATHQGHVAEQVVRPTGLVDPVIHIRPVTTQVDDLLSEINERVKVGERVLVTTLTKRMAEDLTDYFNEHGVKVRYLHSDIDTVERVEIIRDLRLGEFDVLIGINLLREGLDIPEVSLVAILDADKEGFLRSERSLIQTIGRAARHLNGTAILYADVITKSMRRAIDETERRRAKQVAFNEANGIVPRSVHKRIKDIIDGVYNPEEATAKLKAAQKQAGYHHLSEKELSKEIKRVEKEMLDAAKNLEFEKAAELRDQLKALKEMLFGPEG; encoded by the coding sequence GTGGTGGTGACTTTTCCAGACAGCCCTTACCGACTGCATCAACCCTTTCCCCCTGCGGGTGATCAACCCACCGCCATCAATGAGCTGGTCGAGGGCATCAATGATGGCTTGATGTATCAGACGCTGCTGGGGGTGACCGGCTCAGGCAAGACCTATACCATGGCCAATGTGATTGCGCGGACAGGCCGCCCCGCCATTGTCATGGCCCCCAACAAGACCCTTGCCGCACAGCTGTACGCGGAATTCCGCGAATTCTTCCCAGAGAATGCGGTCGAGTATTTCGTGTCGTATTACGACTACTACCAGCCAGAAGCCTATGTGCCGAGCCGTGATCTCTTCATCGAAAAAGATTCACAGATCAACGAACACATCGAGCAGATGCGGCTGTCCGCCACCAAAGCGCTGCTGGAGCGGCCTGACTGCATCATCGTCGCCACCGTGTCCGCCATCTATGGTATCGGTGACCCGGTCGATTACCACGCGATGATCCTGCATCTGTGCGAAGGCGAGAAACGCCCTCAGCGAGACATCATCACCCGGCTGATCACCATGCAATACGAGCGCAATGAGCTCGAATTCAAGCGTGGCGTGTTTCGGGTGCGTGGAGATGTCATCGATATCTTCCCTGCGGAAAACGCCGAGCTGGCGTTGCGGATCTCTCTGTTTGATGACGAAATCGAATCCTTGGCGCTGTTCGACCCGCTGACAGGCCATATCAAGCAACGGGTAGGACGCTTCACCGTATTCCCCTCCAGCCACTATGTCACGCCCCGCGCCACCGTGCTGCGGGCGATTGAAACCATCAAGGAAGAGCTGTCCCAACGGCTGGACTACTATCGACGTGAAGACAAACTGGTCGAAGCGCAACGACTGGAGCAACGTACCCGCTTCGATCTGGAAATGCTCAACGAAATGGGCTTCTGCAAAGGCATCGAAAACTACTCCCGACACTTTTCCGGTCGCGGCATCGGGGAGCCGCCCCCCACCTTGATCGACTACCTGCCCGGCAACAGCCTGATGATCATCGATGAATCGCATGTCACCATTCCCCAGGTTGGTGGTATGTATCGTGGCGACCGCGCCAGAAAGCAGAATCTGGTCGATTACGGCTTTCGCCTACCCTCTGCCATGGACAACCGTCCCTTGAAATTCGAGGAATTCGAAACCCTGATGCCGCAAACCGTATTCGTGTCGGCCACCCCGGCAGAATACGAGGCCACCCACCAAGGACATGTGGCCGAGCAAGTGGTGCGCCCCACCGGCCTGGTTGACCCGGTCATCCATATCCGGCCCGTGACAACCCAGGTGGACGACCTGCTGTCCGAGATCAACGAGCGTGTCAAAGTGGGTGAGCGGGTGCTGGTGACCACCCTGACCAAGCGCATGGCGGAAGACCTGACTGATTACTTCAACGAGCACGGCGTCAAAGTGCGCTATCTGCACTCCGATATCGACACGGTCGAGCGGGTCGAGATCATCCGTGACCTGCGCCTGGGCGAATTCGACGTACTGATCGGCATCAACCTGCTTCGCGAGGGGCTGGATATCCCCGAAGTGTCCTTGGTCGCCATTCTGGATGCAGACAAAGAAGGCTTCCTGCGCAGTGAGCGCAGCCTGATCCAGACCATAGGCCGCGCCGCCCGCCACCTGAATGGCACGGCCATCCTGTATGCCGACGTGATCACCAAATCCATGCGTCGCGCCATCGACGAAACCGAGCGCCGCCGCGCCAAGCAGGTGGCCTTCAACGAGGCCAACGGCATCGTCCCGAGAAGCGTGCACAAGCGTATCAAAGACATCATCGATGGCGTCTACAACCCCGAAGAAGCCACCGCCAAGCTCAAAGCTGCCCAGAAACAGGCTGGCTATCACCACCTCAGCGAGAAGGAACTATCGAAGGAAATCAAGCGGGTGGAGAAAGAGATGCTGGATGCCGCGAAAAATCTGGAATTCGAAAAAGCAGCGGAATTGCGGGATCAATTGAAGGCGTTGAAGGAGATGTTGTTTGGGCCGGAGGGATGA